A single genomic interval of Camelina sativa cultivar DH55 chromosome 11, Cs, whole genome shotgun sequence harbors:
- the LOC104723392 gene encoding uncharacterized protein LOC104723392 isoform X1 encodes MPRRLKDGEPGRFTATALLFIGLIFCVIVYAVFSTVLRPSQDRTLVDSSVRFTEESRDHAASVHGGGGCCRGIDNLELWGPAVKWGTDFKFNSSNECCKACKVMCNGNDGPCLCDSWVFCGNKEACGSKFGECWLKKQKDVMLPDRQGGGEKVMWTSGLIFGQGQGIVGFETEHGVIHVKLHPECAPHSVYYILSLLTLRHCAGCQFHRAENRGSYWDPEGDHVHNAPYGPPYAMIQGVLQAEGNMFTPIPTEHCPTISRGSVAWVGSGPEFFISLANHHEWKQSYTVFGSVLPEDMDVVETIAGLPTRADVWNGVHVSVLEKPVSLAVRRMKTGQEQGETGS; translated from the exons ATGCCCCGTCGATTAAAAGACGGCGAGCCTGGCCGTTTTACCGCCACCGCTCTTCTTTTCATAGGTTTGATCTTTTGTGTTATCGTCTACGCTGTCTTCTCTACTGTCCTCCGTCCTTCCCAAGATCGCACGCTCGTTGATTCCTCGGTCCGGTTCACGGAGGAGTCGCGAGATCACGCCGCGTCTGTACACGGTGGAGGCGGGTGTTGCCGTGGGATTGATAATTTGGAGCTTTGGGGTCCTGCGGTGAAGTGGGGGACGGATTTTAAGTTTAATTCTTCTAATGAATGTTGTAAAGCGTGTAAAGTTATGTGTAACGGAAACGATGGTCCTTGCTTGTGTGATTCGTGGGTGTTTTGTGGGAATAAAGAGGCTTGTGGGTCTAAGTTTGGAGAG TGTTGGTTGAAGAAGCAAAAAGATGTCATGTTGCCTGATCGACAAGGAGGTGGGGAGAAAGTAATGTGGACATCGGGGCTTATCTTTGGACAAGGACAG GGCATTGTTGGTTTTGAAACGGAACACGGCGTAATTCATGTCAAA CTTCACCCTGAGTGCGCTCCTCACTCAGTATACTACATTCTTAGTTTGTTAACTCTGCGCCACTGCGCAGGCTGCCAGTTTCATCGAGCCGAGAACCGAGGATCATATTGGGATCCAGAAGGCGATCATGTACATAAT GCTCCCTATGGCCCACCATATGCCATGATTCAAGGAGTCCTCCAGGCCGAGGGAAACATGTTCACACCGATCCCAACCGAGCACTGCCCAACTATAAGCCGTGGCTCGGTGGCGTGGGTTGGCTCGGGTCCAGAATTTTTCATCAGTTTAGCAAACCACCACGAATGGAAACAATCTTACACTGTATTCGGCTCTGTTCTGCCAGAAGACATGGATGTCGTGGAGACGATTGCTGGTTTACCAACAAGAGCTGATGTCTGGAACGGCGTTCATGTATCTGTGCTGGAGAAACCGGTGTCGTTAGCCGTACGGAGAATGAAGACGGGCCAAGAACAAGGAGAAACCGGTTCATGA
- the LOC104723395 gene encoding ankyrin repeat-containing protein NPR4-like — protein sequence MAAQPAGINEAAGAGNIERLYVLIAGDPTILGQYDELPFCETPLHIAAETGQTHFAMELMTLKPSLALKLNLSGFSPMHLALTNNFFQTARGLLAIDSSLVSIKGRGRTTSLHYVAQIGQTDLLSEFLFACPSSVEDLTIKCETAVHIAVKNSQFLAFKVLLGWVQRAHREEILDWKDEDGNTVFHIAALTNQTEVMKLLRRTVKVKARNLAGKTAMDILQTHQSPRFPIVSRLLQNAKDKLLFGPTMNLVGYLREKPSLIEKQNKLLGLNHLFQTSHRSLNSNDGRSAILVVAILIVTATYQAGLSPPGGYWQENSSDSTQDNDNTIHAAGQMTMSFNNALFFYILNGIAFFSSLYVIMILIIGLPMWMVLYGSTAALGIANYASFIDTFPNPKSSFGEIAVSLLPFAYPVITGFILSPPVVAFFMNKRRRNRVDFPARYFTSSQELS from the exons ATGGCAGCTCAACCAGCTGGAATTAACGAGGCGGCTGGAGCTGGGAATATTGAGAGACTATACGTTTTGATTGCAGGAGATCCAACAATTCTAGGACAATATGATGAGCTGCCTTTTTGTGAAACGCCACTACACATTGCAGCCGAAACGGGGCAAACTCATTTCGCCATGGAATTAATGACCCTGAAGCCGTCACTTGCTTTGAAGCTAAACCTGTCAGGTTTCAGCCCAATGCATTTAGCTTTGACAAATAACTTTTTTCAAACTGCGAGAGGGTTATTGGCAATTGACAGCAGCTTAGTCAGCATCAAGGGAAGAGGAAGGACCACCTCTTTGCATTATGTGGCTCAAATAGGTCAAACAGATTTGTTGAGTGAGTTCTTGTTTGCTTGTCCATCTTCAGTAGAAGATCTGACGATTAAGTGCGAGACAGCTGTGCACATTGCCGTGAAGAACAGCCAGTTTTTGGCATTTAAGGTTCTATTGGGATGGGTTCAGAGAGCACACAGAGAGGAAATCTTGGACTGGAAGGATGAAGATGGTAACACAGTCTTCCATATTGCTGCGTTGACAAATCAAACAGAG GTCATGAAGCTGCTACGTAGAACCGTGAAAGTAAAAGCCAGAAACTTGGCTGGTAAGACCGCGATGGACATACTTCAGACTCACCAATCTCCTCGTTTCCCCATAGTAAGCAGACTACTCCAAAATGCTAAAGATAAATTACTTTTTGGCCCCACGATGAATCTCGTGGGATACTTGCGCGAAAAGCCATCACTTATTGAGAAGCAGAACAAGCTCTTAGGGCTGAACCATTTGTTCCAGACTAGCCACAGATCTTTAAATAGTAATGACGGCCGTAGTGCAATACTTGTGGTGGCTATACTGATAGTAACAGCCACTTACCAAGCTGGTCTTAGTCCTCCTGGCGGATATTGGCAGGAAAATTCCTCAGATTCAACCCAAGATAATGATAACACCATTCACGCAGCTGGGCAGATGACCATGTCTTTCAACAATGCCTTGTTTTTTTATATCCTTAACGGAATTGCCTTCTTCTCATCTCTATATGTGATCATGATTCTCATAATTGGACTGCCTATGTGGATGGTTCTTTATGGTTCAACAGCGGCTCTCGGTATTGCTAATTATGCATCCTTCATCGATACATTCCCAAATCCAAAGAGCTCATTTGGAGAGATCGCAGTGTCCCTGTTGCCCTTTGCATACCCGGTGATTACAGGATTTATATTATCACCTCCTGTCGTGGCATTCTTTATGAACAAACGTCGCCGGAACCGAGTGGACTTTCCGGCGAGGTACTTTACCTCATCTCAGGAGCTATCGTAA
- the LOC104723392 gene encoding uncharacterized protein LOC104723392 isoform X2 produces the protein MPRRLKDGEPGRFTATALLFIGLIFCVIVYAVFSTVLRPSQDRTLVDSSVRFTEESRDHAASVHGGGGCCRGIDNLELWGPAVKWGTDFKFNSSNECCKACKVMCNGNDGPCLCDSWVFCGNKEACGSKFGECWLKKQKDVMLPDRQGGGEKVMWTSGLIFGQGQGIVGFETEHGVIHVKLHPECAPHSVYYILSLLTLRHCAGCQFHRAENRGSYWDPEGDHVHNAPYGPPYAMIQGVLQAEGNMFTPIPTEHCPTISRGSVAWVGSGPEFFISLANHHEWKQSYTVFGSVLPEDLDVVETIAGLPTRADVWNGVHVSVLEKPVSLAVRRMKTGQEQGETGS, from the exons ATGCCCCGTCGATTAAAAGACGGCGAGCCTGGCCGTTTTACCGCCACCGCTCTTCTTTTCATAGGTTTGATCTTTTGTGTTATCGTCTACGCTGTCTTCTCTACTGTCCTCCGTCCTTCCCAAGATCGCACGCTCGTTGATTCCTCGGTCCGGTTCACGGAGGAGTCGCGAGATCACGCCGCGTCTGTACACGGTGGAGGCGGGTGTTGCCGTGGGATTGATAATTTGGAGCTTTGGGGTCCTGCGGTGAAGTGGGGGACGGATTTTAAGTTTAATTCTTCTAATGAATGTTGTAAAGCGTGTAAAGTTATGTGTAACGGAAACGATGGTCCTTGCTTGTGTGATTCGTGGGTGTTTTGTGGGAATAAAGAGGCTTGTGGGTCTAAGTTTGGAGAG TGTTGGTTGAAGAAGCAAAAAGATGTCATGTTGCCTGATCGACAAGGAGGTGGGGAGAAAGTAATGTGGACATCGGGGCTTATCTTTGGACAAGGACAG GGCATTGTTGGTTTTGAAACGGAACACGGCGTAATTCATGTCAAA CTTCACCCTGAGTGCGCTCCTCACTCAGTATACTACATTCTTAGTTTGTTAACTCTGCGCCACTGCGCAG GCTGCCAGTTTCATCGAGCCGAGAACCGAGGATCATATTGGGATCCAGAAGGCGATCATGTACATAAT GCTCCCTATGGCCCACCATATGCCATGATTCAAGGAGTCCTCCAGGCCGAGGGAAACATGTTCACACCGATCCCAACCGAGCACTGCCCAACTATAAGCCGTGGCTCGGTGGCGTGGGTTGGCTCGGGTCCAGAATTTTTCATCAGTTTAGCAAACCACCACGAATGGAAACAATCTTACACTGTATTCGGCTCTGTTCTGCCAGAAGACTTGGATGTCGTGGAGACGATTGCTGGTTTACCAACAAGAGCTGATGTCTGGAACGGCGTTCATGTATCTGTGCTGGAGAAACCGGTGTCGTTAGCCGTGCGGAGAATGAAGACGGGCCAAGAACAAGGAGAAACCGGTTCATGA
- the LOC104727971 gene encoding uncharacterized protein LOC104727971, with translation MGPPPQDIANLTVANLITFITMDWDREKLQETLPGYVDQILEIKPSTLGAKDTYAWLPTTSSIYSAKSGYNESIVHDPKSGSLHDLTSGFSWNTHIWKSHCTPKLKLFMWKLMREALPVGENLRKRRMNVEATFWRLAPLKEPLNVHLFATVREGIEKLQNVIVLPPSGVGQGPLHPWTLWKIWKERNNKLFSKRHESPKDTLSAAIALGREWQDAQILPPKPKQARTKESNPIAGSDFMNLHTDAAWDMGSRKAGLGWLSSTTIRESKYLSPLQHFM, from the exons ATGGGACCACCTCCGCAAGACATAGCGAATCTCACTGTTGCAAATCTGATAACTTTCATAACCATGGACTGGGATAGAGAAAAACTTCAGGAAACTCTCCCAGGATATGTTGATCAAATCTTGGAGATCAAACCGAGTACACTAGGTGCAAAAGATACGTACGCCTGGCTCCCAACGACATCTAGTATCTACTCTGCTAAATCTGGTTACAATGAGAGCATTGTCCACGACCCAAAGAGTGGCTCCCTGCATGATTTAACTAGCGGATTTAGCTGGAACACTCACATCTGGAAGTCACATTGTAcaccaaaactaaaattattcaTGTGGAAGTTGATGAGAGAAGCTTTACCGGTGGGAGAGAACCTGAGGAAACGACGGATGAACGTTGAGGCGACCT TCTGGAGACTTGCTCCCCTGAAGGAACCGTTGAATGTGCACCTATTTGCGACTGTTAGAGAGGGCATTGAAAAGCTCCAAAACGTCATCGTCTTGCCACCTTCCGGGGTTGGACAAGGCCCCCTCCACCCTTGGACTCTTTGGAAGATCTGGAAAGAGCGAAACAACAAACTTTTCTCCAAGCGCCATGAATCACCAAAGGATACCTTATCCGCTGCAATTGCCCTAGGCCGAGAATGGCAGGATGCCCAAATTCTTCCCCCGAAACCAAAACAAGCCCGCACAAAAGAAAGCAACCCCATAGCAGGATCGGATTTTATGAATCTGCACACGGATGCGGCTTGGGATATGGGTTCCCGTAAAGCGGGTTTGGGTTGGCTTTCTTCAACCACAATTCGAGAATCAAAGTACCTGAGTCCATTGCAGCACTTCATGTAG
- the LOC104723393 gene encoding uncharacterized protein LOC104723393: MSIPDDGSPVGMAIDSSTAVTVATTTTRRVPPPCWTDEETAALVNAYKDKWFALRRGNLRAADWDDVAAAVSSSSTVGGTPKSAIQCRHKIEKLRKRYRGEKQRALNRPGKFSSSWDLFPILDAMGFAPVTPAAVETYDPDVDHDDESNGLDGFRARSKRSGKFSGGYSDSPREGYGVRSRARSNMKLYSGFKSEFDSDHDSGSGFGLKRKYNGNQKVSSDFDADSDDEIVLVPKTTRLRTHGKPSSGDFSHSGGGGFPLKSFGDRSFASHGFKPKNFSKTEPNFSQDLDYDDEYDDDRAEREGFNPRIQSSRSSSRGSGYSRKEGSYPRNAGVSNGYGSSSRFKHEQMNAAAEVESDPIDEVVSSVKMLTEMFVRVENSKMEMMREMEKSRMEMELKHCQMMLESQQQIIGAFAEALSEKKSTTNARRPVS; the protein is encoded by the coding sequence ATGTCAATCCCCGATGATGGATCCCCCGTCGGCATGGCCATCGATTCTTCCACCGCCGTAACCGttgccaccaccaccactaggCGAGTTCCTCCTCCGTGCTGGACCGACGAGGAAACCGCTGCGCTTGTCAACGCCTACAAGGATAAGTGGTTCGCCCTCCGCCGTGGGAACCTCCGTGCGGCTGATTGGGACGACGTCGCCGCGGCTGTTTCGTCCTCGTCCACCGTAGGAGGTACTCCGAAATCAGCCATCCAATGTCGACACAAGATCGAGAAGCTTCGCAAACGTTATCGCGGCGAAAAACAACGAGCTCTTAATCGGCCAGGCAAGTTCTCTTCCTCTTGGGATTTGTTCCCAATATTGGATGCTATGGGTTTCGCTCCGGTGACTCCGGCGGCCGTAGAAACTTACGATCCCGATGTGGATCATGATGATGAGAGTAACGGTTTGGATGGATTTAGGGCTAGATCGAAGAGGTCTGGGAAGTTTAGCGGTGGTTACTCTGATTCACCTCGAGAAGGATATGGGGTTAGATCTAGGGCAAGGAGTAACATGAAATTGTATAGTGGTTTCAAGTCTGAGTTTGATTCAGATCACGATTCAGGAAGTGGATTTGGATTGAAAAGGAAATACAATGGGAATCAAAAGGTTAGTTCTGATTTCGATGCTGATTCGGATGATGAGATTGTGTTAGTCCCGAAGACAACTAGGCTTAGGACTCATGGCAAGCCTTCCTCTGGTGATTTTAGCCAcagcggtggtggtggtttcCCGTTGAAGTCCTTTGGTGATCGGAGTTTTGCTTCTCATGGGTTTAAGCCCAAGAACTTCAGTAAGACTGAACCCAATTTCTCTCAGGATCTGGATTATGATGATgagtatgatgatgatagagCAGAGAGGGAAGGATTCAACCCGAGGATTCAAAGTTCTAGGAGCTCTTCGCGGGGGAGTGGCTACAGCAGGAAAGAAGGGAGCTATCCTCGAAACGCTGGTGTTTCCAATGGGTATGGATCGTCTTCTAGGTTCAAGCACGAGCAAATGAATGCAGCAGCAGAAGTTGAGTCTGACCCGATTGATGAAGTTGTTTCTTCTGTTAAGATGTTGACAGAAATGTTTGTGAGGGTGGAGAATTCgaagatggagatgatgagGGAGATGGAGAAGTCGAGAATGGAGATGGAGCTGAAGCATTGCCAGATGATGCTTGAGTCGCAGCAGCAGATCATAGGCGCGTTTGCTGAAGCATTGAGCGAGAAAAAGAGCACAACAAATGCAAGGAGGCCGGTTTCGTAG
- the LOC104723396 gene encoding glutamate receptor 3.2 encodes MFFVLVLLSFTLLIGDGASRPRNVDVGAIFSLGTLHGDVTSVAMKAAEDDVNSDPIFLGVSKLRIMTYDAKRNGFLTIMGALQFMETDAVAIIGPQTSIMAHVLSHLANDLNVPMLSFTAFDPSLSPLQFPFFVYTAPSDLFLMRAIAEMISYYGWCTYMNI; translated from the exons atgttttttgttttggttctatTGAGCTTCACTCTTCTTATTGGTGATGGAGCTTCAAGGCCTCGTAATGTTGATGTTGGAGCCATCTTCAGTTTAGGCACTTTACATGGTGATGTTACAAGCGTTGCCATGAAAGCTGCTGAGGATGATGTCAATTCTGATCCTATCTTCCTTGGTGTATCTAAATTGCGTATAATGACTTATGATGCCAAGCGCAACGGATTCCTCACCATCATGGGAG CATTGCAGTTCATGGAGACTGATGCTGTGGCTATAATTGGTCCTCAGACATCAATAATGGCTCATGTTCTGTCTCATCTTGCAAATGACCTTAATGTGCCTATGTTGTCATTCACAGCTTTTGACCCTAGCCTCTCTCCGCTCCAGTTCCCGTTCTTTGTATATACAGCACCTAGCGATCTCTTTCTGATGCGTGCCATTGCAGAAATGATAAGTTACTATGGTTGGTGTACCTATATGAACATATAA